A single genomic interval of Chitinophaga sp. 180180018-3 harbors:
- the hflX gene encoding GTPase HflX — translation MIEKKQVVQTEERAVIVGVITKDQTERQVNEFLDELVFLAETAGARAVKRFTQRLAHPDRATFVGKGKLEEIFQFITGRDISLVIFDDELTGSQIANIEKVLKVKVIDRSDLILDIFARRARTAQAKVQVELAQYQYILPRLRGMWSHLERQGGGIGSRGPGETEIETDRRIVKDKIALLRKRLTEIDKQSLTQRKERGEFIRVALVGYTNVGKSTIMNLLSKSEVFAENKLFATLDTTTRKVVFEQTPFLLSDTVGFIRKLPHHLVESFKSTLDEVRESDILIHVVDTSHPQYEEQIEVVNRTLQELKAFEKPTIMIFNKMDLYEANTFDQWLEPEVKQDILNDLKQNWETKTQGNCVFISATEKRNIEELRKTILEKVTQLYRERYPYKTEYFY, via the coding sequence TTGATTGAGAAAAAACAAGTAGTACAAACAGAAGAAAGAGCCGTTATCGTGGGGGTTATCACAAAAGACCAGACCGAGCGGCAGGTCAATGAATTTCTCGACGAACTGGTGTTCCTGGCTGAAACCGCCGGCGCCAGGGCCGTTAAACGTTTCACCCAGCGGTTGGCGCACCCCGACAGGGCCACTTTCGTCGGAAAGGGAAAGCTGGAGGAAATATTCCAGTTCATTACCGGCAGAGATATTTCGCTGGTGATATTCGATGATGAGCTGACAGGTTCCCAGATCGCCAACATAGAAAAGGTGCTGAAGGTAAAGGTGATCGATCGCAGCGACCTTATCCTGGACATCTTTGCCCGCCGTGCCCGCACTGCGCAGGCAAAAGTACAGGTAGAGCTGGCACAGTACCAGTATATCCTGCCCCGTTTGCGTGGTATGTGGAGCCACCTGGAACGCCAGGGAGGCGGTATCGGAAGCAGGGGCCCGGGGGAAACGGAAATTGAAACGGACCGTCGTATTGTGAAAGATAAGATTGCGCTTTTGCGTAAGCGGCTCACGGAGATCGATAAGCAATCCCTGACCCAGCGTAAAGAGCGAGGCGAATTCATCCGGGTAGCCCTGGTTGGTTATACCAACGTAGGCAAGAGCACCATCATGAACCTGCTCAGCAAAAGTGAGGTATTTGCGGAAAACAAATTGTTTGCGACCCTGGACACCACTACCCGGAAGGTAGTGTTTGAACAGACGCCTTTCCTGCTTAGTGATACCGTAGGATTTATCCGGAAACTCCCCCATCACCTTGTGGAGAGCTTCAAATCTACGCTGGATGAAGTAAGGGAAAGTGATATCCTGATTCATGTAGTGGATACCTCCCACCCGCAGTATGAAGAGCAGATAGAAGTGGTGAACCGTACGCTGCAGGAGCTGAAGGCCTTTGAAAAGCCCACTATCATGATCTTCAACAAGATGGACCTTTACGAAGCGAATACCTTCGATCAATGGCTGGAGCCGGAAGTAAAGCAGGACATCCTGAATGACCTGAAACAGAACTGGGAAACGAAGACCCAGGGCAATTGTGTCTTCATATCAGCAACAGAAAAAAGAAACATTGAGGAACTGCGAAAAACCATTCTGGAAAAGGTTACGCAGTTGTACCGGGAGCGTTATCCCTATAAAACGGAATATTTCTACTAA
- a CDS encoding Rieske 2Fe-2S domain-containing protein: MAKKYSWYKLDEGSLPLAEKEISVLEVNGKKVCCTLYEGQLYGFAFKCPHASGIMAEGFIDDGGNAVCPIHRYKFSLRNGYNSSGEGYYLKTYPIEQREDGHWMGMEKTGWLW; encoded by the coding sequence ATGGCGAAAAAATACTCCTGGTATAAACTGGATGAAGGCAGTTTACCGCTGGCAGAGAAAGAGATCAGCGTATTGGAGGTAAATGGAAAGAAAGTGTGTTGTACCCTTTACGAAGGGCAGCTGTACGGATTTGCGTTTAAATGTCCGCATGCCAGCGGCATTATGGCCGAAGGGTTTATTGATGACGGCGGCAATGCGGTATGTCCGATACACCGTTACAAATTCAGTTTACGGAATGGCTACAACAGCAGCGGCGAAGGCTATTACCTGAAAACCTATCCGATAGAGCAGCGGGAAGATGGCCACTGGATGGGCATGGAGAAGACCGGATGGCTCTGGTAG